The bacterium genome window below encodes:
- a CDS encoding protein kinase yields MGSDPGIVRKPLILPASFPVLPLGFIENSLKSWERYELMGCLGEGGMGRVYKAFDPVLKRPVALKFLRREDPELQRRLICEAQAQARIRHPHVCEIYEVGEFQNHGYIAMQFIEGKNLLEIGETLTQEQKANIVREVAEALHAAHRLGLIHRDVKPANILIETKEDGTLHPYILDFGLVREMEVPGHTVTGVVVGTPFYMAPEQARGEAGKIDRRSDVYSLGATLYEVLCGSSPFEGNTGVDIILKVLQEEPQFLRQRNSSISPDLESIVMKCLEKEPERRYDSARAFAEDLERFLDAEPVLARRAGFSYRLNKKIRKNKAIFAVSGASLVLILIFAILGLRIRFNAAQQARLAQQFGQEIEKMDSTMRYAYLLPLHDIRMEKQMVKQRMRAIEMQTKQMGKVAKGPGEYALGRGWMSLHEYEKARKHLETAWQENYRAPEVAYSLGHTLGVLYHKELENVERITSLEMRIFQRKHIEKEYRDRAIQFVNESGGAWAESPSYVRGKIAFYQKRYEEALRRAHEAWVLVPWMYEAKLLEGEIWKAIGNGLRDRGDTASALAHYDKAEVAYREAVAKAASDNTIYEALCGLSVDRMNLQLYQSGESVESDFQEGLQVCHDAIKTNPESEVAFNNLSNLHLRRGEFQMLHGGDPLPDWKLADEFAGKELQWNPTSVNGYTNKGRTYRLLADYEMEHGTNPVPHLDKAIESFQNSKKLDPGNIFTYHNMGNVYWTLAEYQANRGLDPRSTLSQAFHHYLKVISLNPTYMYAHHNLGVAYWTQAEYENNHGKDPRPSLEKASRCFQKSLELNPDYTLAYNNLGGVTQGLGEYQIAIGIDPTATLQKSIEYFQKAIQINAEYSYAYSNLVEVYRGLAVFTLSQGKDPSFYLNQGKPFVRRAVDSNPDFFEPYLMSARLNLVEAQFAISQNASPLGALKEAEESLQSALRMNPEEAEIYNAAAEMYQLLASWKIRKRKSADVEIQKGLEAVNKALQYHPHMSRALATRAGLGLLLARADTKFARDAHADLLQALHTNANLKRQYTPLLRDIEKLLVVAEHLPLK; encoded by the coding sequence ATGGGGAGCGATCCTGGAATAGTTCGGAAGCCGCTAATTCTTCCTGCATCATTTCCCGTTCTTCCTCTCGGGTTCATCGAAAATTCCCTTAAATCCTGGGAGCGTTACGAATTGATGGGTTGCCTGGGGGAGGGAGGAATGGGCCGTGTCTACAAGGCTTTTGATCCGGTCCTGAAGCGTCCGGTCGCTCTAAAATTCTTGCGCCGTGAAGATCCCGAGTTGCAACGTCGCCTGATCTGCGAGGCGCAAGCACAGGCCAGGATAAGGCATCCGCATGTTTGTGAAATTTATGAAGTCGGCGAGTTTCAAAATCATGGTTATATCGCGATGCAATTCATTGAAGGGAAGAACCTTTTAGAAATAGGAGAAACGCTGACTCAAGAGCAAAAAGCGAATATCGTCAGGGAGGTTGCCGAAGCTTTGCATGCAGCGCACAGGCTGGGTTTGATTCACCGCGATGTCAAACCAGCCAACATTCTTATCGAAACAAAAGAGGATGGAACGCTTCATCCATACATCCTCGATTTCGGATTGGTGCGAGAAATGGAAGTGCCTGGCCACACAGTGACAGGAGTAGTGGTAGGTACGCCATTCTACATGGCACCGGAACAGGCCCGCGGTGAGGCTGGGAAGATTGATCGCAGAAGCGATGTGTACAGTCTTGGCGCTACCTTGTATGAAGTCTTGTGTGGATCTTCGCCATTTGAGGGAAACACCGGGGTGGACATCATCCTCAAGGTGTTGCAGGAAGAACCGCAGTTCTTGCGGCAAAGGAATTCTTCTATTTCTCCGGATCTGGAAAGCATCGTAATGAAATGTTTGGAAAAGGAACCGGAACGTCGCTATGATTCGGCCCGCGCGTTTGCAGAAGATCTCGAAAGGTTCCTGGATGCTGAGCCGGTTCTGGCCAGACGGGCAGGATTCAGCTACCGGCTTAATAAGAAGATCCGGAAGAATAAAGCTATTTTTGCGGTATCGGGCGCATCGCTTGTGTTGATTCTTATTTTTGCGATTCTGGGCTTGCGGATCCGTTTCAATGCAGCTCAGCAGGCGCGTTTAGCGCAACAGTTCGGTCAGGAAATCGAGAAAATGGATTCCACCATGCGGTATGCATATCTGTTGCCGCTTCATGATATCCGCATGGAAAAGCAAATGGTAAAACAACGGATGCGAGCCATCGAAATGCAGACCAAACAGATGGGGAAGGTTGCGAAAGGGCCGGGGGAATATGCACTGGGCCGCGGTTGGATGTCTTTGCACGAATACGAAAAGGCTCGAAAACATTTGGAAACGGCATGGCAGGAGAACTATCGCGCGCCGGAAGTTGCTTATTCCCTGGGGCACACTCTGGGTGTGTTATATCACAAGGAATTAGAAAACGTGGAACGGATCACGAGTCTTGAGATGCGAATTTTTCAAAGAAAACATATTGAAAAGGAATACAGGGATCGCGCGATTCAGTTTGTCAATGAAAGCGGCGGGGCATGGGCGGAATCGCCTTCTTATGTCCGTGGAAAAATCGCATTTTATCAGAAACGCTATGAGGAAGCTTTGCGGCGGGCTCACGAAGCCTGGGTCCTGGTACCCTGGATGTACGAAGCAAAACTTCTGGAAGGTGAGATCTGGAAAGCCATAGGAAATGGTCTGCGGGACCGTGGTGACACGGCCAGCGCGCTTGCGCACTATGACAAGGCTGAAGTTGCCTACCGCGAGGCGGTCGCCAAAGCGGCAAGTGACAACACCATCTACGAAGCTCTTTGCGGCCTTTCTGTTGACCGGATGAATCTTCAATTGTACCAATCCGGCGAATCGGTAGAGTCCGATTTTCAGGAAGGACTTCAGGTCTGCCACGATGCCATCAAAACGAACCCTGAAAGTGAAGTGGCTTTCAACAATCTCTCAAATCTTCACCTCCGGCGAGGGGAGTTTCAGATGCTTCACGGCGGAGATCCGCTTCCGGACTGGAAACTAGCGGACGAGTTTGCGGGCAAGGAGCTTCAGTGGAATCCCACAAGTGTGAATGGCTACACCAACAAAGGTAGAACCTACCGGCTGCTTGCTGATTACGAAATGGAACATGGCACCAATCCTGTTCCTCATTTGGATAAGGCAATCGAAAGTTTTCAAAATTCAAAAAAGCTTGATCCCGGTAACATCTTTACCTATCACAACATGGGGAACGTATACTGGACACTTGCCGAATATCAGGCAAACCGCGGATTAGATCCGCGCAGTACGCTGAGCCAGGCATTTCATCATTATCTTAAAGTGATCAGCCTCAACCCCACCTACATGTATGCTCATCACAATCTTGGAGTGGCTTATTGGACTCAGGCAGAATATGAAAACAATCACGGGAAAGACCCGCGACCTTCCCTGGAAAAGGCGAGCCGGTGCTTCCAAAAATCCCTTGAGCTGAATCCGGATTACACACTCGCATACAATAATCTTGGTGGCGTAACACAGGGTTTAGGAGAATATCAGATCGCAATTGGCATAGATCCTACGGCAACTCTGCAAAAGTCTATTGAATATTTTCAAAAAGCGATTCAGATTAACGCGGAATATTCCTATGCGTACAGCAATCTTGTGGAAGTTTATCGAGGCCTCGCAGTCTTCACGCTTTCTCAGGGGAAAGATCCTTCTTTCTATCTGAATCAGGGTAAGCCATTTGTTAGGAGAGCAGTTGACTCCAATCCCGACTTTTTTGAGCCGTACTTGATGTCGGCACGACTGAATTTAGTCGAAGCACAGTTTGCGATCTCCCAAAATGCATCTCCGCTCGGCGCATTGAAAGAGGCTGAAGAGAGTCTTCAAAGTGCCTTGCGTATGAATCCGGAGGAAGCAGAAATCTACAACGCCGCAGCCGAAATGTATCAGTTGCTTGCCTCCTGGAAAATTCGAAAAAGAAAGAGCGCGGATGTGGAAATTCAAAAGGGTTTGGAAGCCGTAAACAAAGCCTTGCAATACCATCCGCATATGTCTCGCGCGCTTGCAACACGAGCCGGTCTTGGATTGTTACTCGCTCGAGCCGATACAAAGTTCGCCCGCGATGCCCATGCAGATTTGCTACAAGCCCTCCATACAAATGCGAACCTAAAACGACAATACACACCCCTGCTACGAGACATCGAAAAACTCCTGGTAGTGGCAGAGCATTTGCCATTGAAGTAA
- a CDS encoding radical SAM protein, translating to MDVEQKPEESYKDQPQQQFRIDVPLHQLLMNGPKPQNAAPVGAEVLTLPEPVFPQRQPGPDYSDKEYNKLNAIRGWKGWAVPYFKSRWHSKELRPIIAYLFTEFKCNVDCHYCWSYNNKVKGMTEDMARRSIDWLHDIGCRVLALMGGEPLLRPDFVHKVVYYASKKDFFVYLPTNGRLMNPDVLDRLGDAGVANINLAIDAVNEKPGLPKALNRIQSYFDYMVKKKHYYGYTAMININITHINQEDVKELTQIAHDNDLATDYHINEAPMLQQDHFKHLDGNTTYLLPEDHPKVDELIEWVIEKHKNGYKMPNPVFHLREMKKLMRGKVDAWPCRAGQNSCIIRTDGSLAPCFPMYSSTYDWGTVANHKFEAGQLNEMKKECSQHCLSTCNYILSYCYDNTRVMKWLAKQAMRGFQGVSGSFE from the coding sequence ATGGACGTTGAACAGAAACCAGAAGAAAGTTACAAGGATCAACCTCAACAGCAGTTCCGCATCGATGTTCCCCTTCATCAATTGCTGATGAATGGCCCCAAGCCTCAAAACGCCGCACCGGTCGGAGCCGAAGTTTTGACTTTGCCGGAACCGGTATTTCCACAACGTCAACCCGGACCGGATTACTCGGACAAAGAATACAACAAACTCAACGCCATTCGCGGATGGAAAGGCTGGGCAGTGCCCTACTTTAAATCCCGATGGCACAGCAAAGAACTTCGTCCCATCATTGCTTACCTTTTTACGGAATTTAAATGCAATGTGGATTGTCATTATTGCTGGTCTTATAACAACAAAGTCAAAGGAATGACGGAAGATATGGCGCGCCGCTCGATTGACTGGTTGCATGATATCGGATGTCGCGTTCTGGCTCTCATGGGAGGCGAGCCTCTGCTGCGTCCGGACTTTGTGCATAAAGTCGTTTATTACGCATCCAAGAAGGACTTCTTTGTCTACTTGCCAACGAACGGACGGTTGATGAATCCGGATGTTCTGGATCGTTTAGGGGATGCGGGTGTAGCGAATATCAATCTTGCGATCGATGCAGTCAATGAAAAGCCGGGGTTGCCGAAAGCGCTCAACCGGATTCAATCCTACTTCGACTACATGGTGAAGAAGAAACATTATTACGGCTACACGGCCATGATCAATATCAATATTACTCACATCAATCAAGAAGATGTGAAGGAGCTTACTCAAATAGCGCATGACAATGATCTGGCCACCGATTACCACATCAACGAAGCTCCGATGCTGCAACAGGATCATTTCAAGCATCTCGATGGCAACACCACATATCTTCTTCCGGAGGATCATCCGAAAGTGGATGAGCTGATCGAATGGGTGATTGAAAAACACAAGAACGGTTACAAAATGCCGAATCCTGTTTTTCATTTGCGTGAAATGAAAAAGCTCATGCGGGGAAAAGTGGATGCGTGGCCCTGTCGTGCCGGTCAAAATTCCTGCATCATCCGGACGGATGGTTCACTGGCTCCCTGCTTCCCCATGTACTCTTCAACGTACGACTGGGGAACTGTGGCAAATCACAAGTTTGAAGCAGGCCAATTGAATGAGATGAAAAAGGAATGTTCTCAACATTGTCTGTCAACATGCAATTACATTCTTTCGTATTGCTACGACAACACGCGAGTCATGAAATGGCTTGCGAAGCAGGCGATGCGCGGATTCCAGGGAGTGAGCGGCAGCTTCGAATAG
- a CDS encoding metallophosphoesterase: MKRKLLILPLLLCYFCFSFAATDMLHFAAIGDMGCGCAAQEAIAEEMLEWHAKYPFRFVLTTGDNIYGDGLQRIWNRRKGGSKALFYEHFDRYYNPLRKRGVLFFASLGNHDFETRHGRDLIDDRVRFNILSNTGYYYFSPDPALVTFVALNTENILVQNANPSQLKWLQKVLSESKSIWKIVYGHHAIYSPPGSHPVDVSFRKALEPILVKNGVQIYISGHNHFYARMKPKHGVIHFTTGGGGRHLKTPRATSETDVVARAHHFMHFELREGKLNFWAIPIQGPFLDRGTVRISSE, translated from the coding sequence ATGAAACGAAAACTGCTGATCCTTCCTCTTCTTCTGTGTTATTTCTGTTTCTCTTTCGCGGCTACCGATATGCTGCATTTTGCGGCGATCGGCGACATGGGCTGTGGCTGTGCGGCGCAGGAAGCCATTGCCGAAGAGATGCTGGAATGGCACGCGAAATACCCGTTCCGTTTCGTCCTTACCACGGGAGACAACATTTATGGTGATGGTTTGCAGCGTATTTGGAACAGACGAAAGGGTGGGAGCAAGGCGCTTTTTTATGAGCATTTTGACCGGTACTATAATCCTTTGCGAAAGCGCGGTGTACTCTTCTTTGCTTCCCTGGGCAACCATGATTTTGAAACCCGTCACGGCCGAGACCTGATCGACGATAGAGTCCGGTTCAACATTCTCTCAAATACGGGTTACTACTACTTTTCACCGGATCCCGCTCTCGTCACATTTGTTGCTTTGAATACGGAAAATATTCTTGTGCAAAATGCAAATCCTTCACAATTGAAATGGTTGCAGAAAGTGCTTTCCGAATCGAAGTCGATATGGAAGATTGTTTATGGCCATCACGCGATTTACAGTCCGCCTGGAAGCCATCCAGTAGATGTGTCCTTCAGAAAAGCCCTTGAGCCAATCCTGGTTAAGAATGGTGTGCAAATCTACATTTCCGGTCACAACCACTTTTACGCTCGCATGAAACCAAAGCATGGAGTCATTCACTTCACCACAGGCGGAGGGGGCCGGCATCTGAAGACACCTCGCGCAACTTCCGAAACCGATGTCGTGGCCCGCGCCCATCATTTCATGCATTTTGAGCTTCGTGAAGGAAAACTGAACTTCTGGGCCATCCCAATTCAGGGCCCATTTCTCGATCGCGGCACCGTACGCATTAGCAGCGAATAG
- a CDS encoding FAD-dependent oxidoreductase: MTKVIVIGAGISGLCAAYELTRNGFEVVILEARHRIGGRVHTIREPFEFGQFAEAGAMVVPDSHSLTKKYAAEFGIQLDPAPSNLPAVYRVANRKWIGTGEDSDSPGSLQKKYLGPYIHQVAASLTADPWPPDGVRAWDHSTLYQFLTEQGISSEKISRLRMEYIDEWGDGIESYSALSGFYDLARGRSSSLFRIQGGSDRLPSAFASRLSSISLNTPVHQVNQIDNRIEVVFSKNGEFQKQQSDFLICTIPFSVLSKVQIDLPSEKRNAIQELGYTSVARVYAQFKERFWIQQGLSGYAYTDHDFLSLFHSTANQEGKAGILEAYISGPLARRISSLNETERIETTLSFLEELHPEMRKHLLKTTSVCWDHDPWAGGAYSWFKPGQMTNLLPVLGRPFGQIHFAGDHTSSLPGWMQGALESAHRVIQEIMQKI; encoded by the coding sequence ATGACTAAAGTAATTGTTATCGGGGCAGGAATCAGCGGCCTCTGTGCAGCGTACGAGCTCACGCGAAACGGCTTTGAAGTGGTGATTCTGGAAGCGAGACACAGAATCGGGGGCCGTGTCCACACAATCAGAGAGCCCTTCGAATTCGGACAATTTGCAGAAGCGGGAGCGATGGTTGTGCCGGACAGTCATTCGCTTACGAAAAAATACGCTGCTGAATTCGGCATCCAGCTGGATCCGGCGCCTTCCAACCTTCCTGCAGTCTATCGTGTTGCGAACCGGAAATGGATTGGCACGGGTGAAGATTCTGATTCACCGGGCTCTCTTCAGAAAAAATATTTGGGACCCTATATCCATCAAGTTGCAGCTTCCTTAACTGCAGACCCCTGGCCCCCGGATGGCGTAAGGGCCTGGGACCATTCGACCCTTTATCAGTTTTTGACGGAACAGGGAATCTCTTCTGAAAAAATCTCCCGTTTACGAATGGAATACATCGATGAATGGGGTGATGGAATCGAAAGCTATTCCGCTCTCAGCGGATTTTACGATCTTGCAAGAGGCCGTTCCAGCTCATTATTTCGAATACAGGGGGGAAGCGACCGGCTGCCCTCTGCCTTCGCATCGCGACTTTCCAGTATTTCCTTGAACACTCCCGTTCATCAGGTGAATCAAATAGACAACCGGATCGAAGTGGTGTTTTCGAAGAATGGTGAGTTTCAGAAGCAACAAAGCGATTTCTTGATTTGCACCATTCCTTTCTCCGTTTTGTCCAAAGTGCAGATCGATTTGCCTTCCGAGAAAAGGAACGCAATACAGGAGCTTGGATATACCTCTGTCGCGCGCGTCTATGCGCAATTCAAAGAACGTTTCTGGATACAGCAAGGCTTATCAGGATACGCTTATACGGACCACGATTTTTTGAGCTTATTTCACAGCACCGCGAATCAGGAAGGAAAAGCCGGAATTCTGGAAGCCTATATTTCCGGACCCCTTGCGCGAAGGATCTCATCATTGAATGAAACAGAACGAATTGAGACAACACTTTCATTCCTGGAAGAATTGCATCCGGAAATGAGGAAGCATTTGCTCAAAACAACATCCGTCTGCTGGGATCACGATCCGTGGGCCGGAGGAGCTTATTCCTGGTTTAAACCGGGACAAATGACGAATCTGTTGCCTGTTCTCGGACGTCCCTTCGGACAAATCCACTTCGCAGGCGATCATACATCTTCACTGCCCGGATGGATGCAAGGCGCCCTGGAATCCGCCCACCGAGTTATCCAGGAAATAATGCAGAAAATTTAA
- a CDS encoding ATP-binding protein, with the protein MQIKNDLAEMAKLRDAVMNFCKQNQLPADTVFVIDLCLEELITNVIKYGYEDSAEHDVQIDLSLQENLLVLEITDDGRPFDPTHIPEPDLDVPLEERRIGGLGIHLVRNYVDSMHYKREGNQNIVTLQKRIANVPHS; encoded by the coding sequence GTGCAAATAAAGAATGACCTTGCTGAGATGGCGAAACTTCGTGACGCTGTCATGAATTTCTGCAAACAGAATCAATTGCCTGCGGATACTGTATTCGTGATCGATCTTTGCCTGGAAGAGCTGATCACGAATGTGATCAAGTATGGATACGAGGATTCTGCTGAACACGACGTTCAAATCGATCTTTCCTTGCAAGAGAATCTGCTGGTTTTAGAAATAACCGATGATGGACGCCCCTTCGATCCTACACATATTCCGGAACCGGACCTCGATGTGCCACTGGAGGAGCGGCGAATCGGCGGTTTGGGAATTCACCTTGTCCGAAACTATGTCGATTCTATGCATTACAAACGGGAAGGAAATCAGAACATCGTCACGCTTCAAAAGCGAATCGCAAATGTGCCACATTCCTGA
- a CDS encoding NEW3 domain-containing protein → MRIRYIGTIVLLFFFTILNSTYASQKDSASHVSELNEGLLQLLERAESGGPSADQAAEIIKKRNAHLYDLIQKNPSKAVGLAFSSDILKRLASAFPDSASYLEEQGTWKGDNTCFMIDDPTMTRRQWVHRLKVGDQDLDVNFDGLEPGGLRSGVILKVKGVKVGKRVAGKGEILGESVAAATTCSTSGNQNTVVLLVTFPGISPPSGVTTQTVYDAFFGATGRTVDKYWREASYNQASASGAVYGWYTLNQLYTCDQYDAIRSAAIAAADPDVNFTQYTRLFIIMPNPGSCGWAGLGSLGCWSNSSQDGNFSASVSWELANYFTNRDNAVKLSCHEGGHNLSLHHASTRDFGTETLGPLGTQGTLNEYGDVFNTMGSWNLGHYGAPHKVRLGWLASGSGYQTVTNDGTFTILPIESSSAGLKGLKIQRGTGNNAYLWVEYRQSIGDYDTTLNSNVFQGALIHYEDSFTSSYTHLLDFTPDNVWTDTVLRPGLPWTDAYSNVTLNVQSATSSGLTLNVDFGPVPCVQANPTVTVSPSNPSVYPGNSVNYTVNVKNNDSSGCSSGTFNLSSTLPSGWGSSFSNSSITLSPGANGNVTMTKTAPGGTAVGTYGVNATATSGSYTGTGTANCTVTNPPPPLNVSVSSPAGPFSVRQTVAITATVLSGSNPASGASVTFTMTKANGKTTTKTLTTNSSGKAVWNYKIAQKDPKGQYSVSVTATFNGQNGSSTTPATFTVQ, encoded by the coding sequence ATGCGCATTCGGTATATCGGGACGATCGTCCTTCTTTTCTTCTTCACGATTCTCAACAGCACGTACGCATCCCAAAAGGATTCGGCGTCGCATGTTTCAGAGCTAAACGAGGGTCTTTTGCAGTTGCTCGAACGGGCGGAGTCAGGGGGTCCGTCTGCCGATCAAGCAGCTGAAATCATCAAGAAACGAAATGCTCATCTTTACGATCTGATCCAAAAGAATCCTTCCAAGGCAGTTGGTCTTGCCTTTTCTTCTGATATTTTGAAGAGGCTCGCATCAGCCTTTCCTGATTCTGCTTCCTATCTTGAAGAACAAGGCACATGGAAAGGCGATAACACCTGCTTCATGATTGATGACCCAACGATGACCCGGAGACAATGGGTTCATCGTTTGAAAGTCGGGGATCAAGATCTCGATGTGAATTTTGATGGTCTGGAACCCGGTGGACTTAGAAGCGGCGTCATTCTGAAAGTGAAGGGTGTAAAGGTTGGCAAACGAGTCGCGGGAAAAGGTGAAATTCTTGGTGAATCGGTTGCTGCGGCTACGACCTGCAGCACTTCAGGAAACCAGAACACTGTTGTTCTCCTTGTTACTTTTCCAGGAATCAGCCCTCCTTCCGGAGTCACTACGCAAACAGTTTATGACGCATTCTTCGGTGCCACCGGTCGTACGGTTGATAAATATTGGAGAGAAGCTTCGTACAATCAGGCATCCGCTTCAGGAGCAGTCTACGGCTGGTACACACTGAATCAGCTCTACACTTGTGATCAGTACGACGCGATTCGCTCTGCGGCTATTGCAGCAGCAGATCCGGATGTGAATTTTACGCAGTACACCCGGCTATTTATTATCATGCCAAATCCAGGATCATGCGGATGGGCCGGTCTAGGTAGCCTTGGCTGCTGGAGTAACAGTTCACAGGATGGCAACTTTAGCGCCTCAGTATCCTGGGAGCTTGCGAACTATTTTACAAACCGCGATAACGCTGTGAAATTGTCCTGCCATGAAGGCGGACACAATCTCAGTTTGCACCATGCCAGCACGCGCGATTTCGGAACAGAAACGCTGGGACCGCTGGGAACTCAAGGTACCTTGAATGAGTATGGTGATGTGTTCAACACAATGGGATCCTGGAACCTCGGACACTATGGCGCGCCACACAAAGTAAGACTCGGTTGGCTCGCAAGCGGTTCCGGTTATCAGACTGTTACAAACGACGGGACCTTTACCATTCTGCCGATCGAATCCAGCAGCGCCGGCCTGAAAGGACTCAAGATCCAAAGAGGAACGGGCAACAATGCTTATCTCTGGGTCGAATATCGCCAGTCGATTGGTGACTATGACACGACGCTAAACTCAAACGTTTTTCAAGGAGCGTTGATCCATTACGAGGATTCCTTCACCAGTTCCTATACACATCTTCTGGATTTTACGCCGGATAATGTTTGGACCGACACCGTATTGAGACCGGGACTTCCGTGGACAGATGCTTATTCAAACGTGACACTGAACGTACAATCGGCAACGTCTTCCGGGCTCACATTGAATGTCGATTTTGGTCCTGTGCCGTGTGTTCAAGCAAATCCAACAGTAACAGTTTCGCCATCGAATCCAAGTGTTTATCCTGGCAATAGCGTGAACTACACAGTCAATGTAAAGAACAACGATTCTTCCGGTTGCTCCTCCGGTACATTTAACCTGAGTTCCACTTTGCCTTCCGGATGGGGTTCCAGTTTTTCGAATTCTTCGATTACGCTTTCCCCCGGCGCAAATGGAAACGTAACGATGACGAAAACTGCGCCGGGAGGCACAGCGGTTGGCACGTATGGAGTCAACGCAACTGCAACAAGTGGCAGCTACACCGGCACCGGAACAGCCAATTGCACGGTGACGAATCCGCCACCTCCTTTGAACGTCTCAGTTTCTTCACCCGCTGGACCTTTCAGCGTGCGACAAACGGTCGCCATTACTGCAACTGTGCTTTCCGGCTCTAATCCAGCATCGGGCGCCAGCGTGACATTTACCATGACGAAAGCAAATGGCAAGACAACAACAAAAACGCTAACAACCAATTCATCCGGAAAGGCAGTGTGGAATTACAAGATCGCTCAAAAAGATCCTAAGGGACAATATTCGGTAAGTGTGACGGCTACCTTTAACGGACAAAATGGTAGCAGCACTACACCGGCAACGTTTACGGTTCAATAA